The window CTTGAAAACGGCTTCATGGCGATTGTTGATGAGCGCCAGCACCACTTGACCATCGTTAAGGTCACCCCGGAAACCACCACGCTGAACATTGCCGACTTCCCGCAATACGACCTCGGGCCGTCCAAGGATCAGAACAAGGCGTTTGAAGCGATCGCCTGGGACCCGCGCAATCAGCAATTGATCTTGGGCGAAGAACGCCCGGCGGCGATGTTCATCTGGAAGAGCGATGGTAGCGACAAGCTCACGGGTGACAAACACAAAGTCGTCAGTGATGCTCTCGACGTTCGCAACCTGTCCTCGCTGACCATCGAGCCGCGCACCGGGCATACCCTGGCGCTGTCGGCGGACTCGCACCTGCTTCTGGAGTTGAGCGAGCAGGGTAAGCAAGTGAGCTTCATGACTTTGCTGGGCGGCTTCAACGGCCTGAAGGACACCATCCCCCGCGCCGAAGGCGTGGCCTTCGATGATGACGGCAACCTGTACATCGTCAGCGAGCCGAATTTGTTTTATTCCTTCAAGAAGAAGTAGCACCCGCTATCGATCAATCTGGATGTTCGGCGTTCTCCTGTGGGAGCGAATTCATTCGCGAAGAGGCCGGTACATCCGATGAATATGTGCCGGTCATTACATTGCTTTCGCGAATGAATTCGCTCCCACAGGAGTGTGCAAGGCCTGGTCCAAATGTATTGATGGCCCACCGCCATTAAGCTTAAATTCATCTTCGCGTGCTATTCATGCTGCCCGCCCAACCCCTTGAGCTCTGTCAATGCGCCTGTCTGCCCCCCGAATGTTTCTTGTGCTGGCTGTGATCCTGCTGGCGTTACTGGGCTTCTTTGCCAATCGTGAATACCGCTTCGTCGAGCGAGCCTCATTCAACTGGCAACTGCTTTGGCAGGACAAGGACGTACCCGCCATTGGCTTGAATGACTACAAGGTGGTGATTGAGGGCAAGGTCATTGAAGGCCTGGTGGATGACGTGTCGGCGCTGAGTTACGACCCGGACCGCAAAAGCCTGTTTACTGTCACCAACCAGAACGCCGAGATGGTCGAGCTCAGCCTCGATGGCCGGATTCTGCGGCGCATCCCGTTGACCGGTTTTGGCGATGCAGAAGCGATCGAATACATCAGCCCCGGCATCTATGTGATCAGCGACGAGCGCAAGCAGCGTCTGATCAAGGTGCATATCGACGATGACACCACCTTTCTGGATGCCGCTGACGCAGAACAATTGACCTTGGGGATCGGTGCGGGCAGCAATAACGGCTATGAAGGCCTGGCCTACGACACCAAAGGACAGCGCCTGTTTGTCGCCAAAGAGCGTCGCCCGACGCAGATCATCGAGGTGCGGGGGTTCCCGAACATGAATACCGGTACACCCAGCGTGATTGAGGTGTCGTCTGACGCCAAGCGCGATGCGGGGCTGTTCCTGCGGGATATTTCCAGCCTGCAGTTCGATGAGCGCAGCGGGCATTTGCTGGCGTTGTCGGATGAGTCCCGGCAGATCGTGGAACTCGACACCAAGGGCCGCGCGGTTGCTAACGTCTCGTTAAGCAAAGGCTCGATGGGCCTGCGCAAAGACGTCCCCCAGGCCGAAGGGCTGGCCATGGACGACGACGGCACGCTGTACGTGACCAGCGAGCCGAATCTGTTTTACGTATTCAAAAAGCAGTGACCTGTGGGAGCCGTATCGGGATCTGACGTGGGACCGGCTTTAGCCGGGAAGAGGCCAGTACATCCATTCGATATCTACCGTCCGAAATACCGCATTCCCGGCTGAAGCCGGTCCCACGGTGCTAGTCCAAGCCACGCTCCCACAAATGAATCAAAACGGGATCAACGCTTCAGCGTCTTGACCCCTTCACTCGTCCCCAGCAACAGCAAATCCGCAGGGCGTGCCGCGAACAGGCCGTTGGTGACCACGCCGACGATGGCGTTGATCTGGCTTTCCACTTCTACCGGGTTGGTGATGTTCATGTTGTGCACATCAATGATGATGTTGCCGTTGTCAGTCAGCACGCCTTCACGGTAGACCGGATCCCCGCCCAGCTTGACCAGTTGGCGAGCCACGTGGCTGCGGGCCATCGGGATGACTTCAACCGGCAGCGGGAACGCGCCCAGCACCGGTACCAGCTTGCTGGCGTCGGCGATGCAGATGAAGGTCTTGGCCACGGCGGCCACGATCTTTTCCCGAGTCAGAGCAGCCCCGCCGCCTTTTATCAGGTTCAGGTGCTCATCGCTTTCGTCGGCGCCGTCGATGTAGAACTCCAGATCGCTGACGGTATTGAGCTCGTACACCGGAATGCCATGGCCCTTGAGGCGTGCCGCGGTGGCTTCGGAGCTGGCCACGGCGCCGTCGAAGGCACCTTTGTGCTGAGCCAGTGCATCAATGAAGCAATTGGCGGTGGATCCGGTGCCGACACCGACGATGCTCTTGTCGTCCAGTTTCGGCAGGATGAAGTCCACGGCGGCCTGTGCCACGGCTTGCTTGAGTTGGTCCTGGTTCATGCGGGCTCCACGGATTGGTTTTTAGTGTGGGAGCTGCCGAAGGCTGCGAATTGCGCTGTATCAGACAGAACGGATTCGCAGCCTTCGGCAGCTCCTACAGGAAGAATAGTGTGTAAAAAGGGCGCGCATTATAGCGACATGCCACCTGCAAAGCCCCGTGATTCGTATGGTCGTGTGTCGGAGTGCGGGTTAGACTTCCAGCCCATGTCCTTCTTTGCCAGTGATGTCGCCCCGATGCTTGAGCAATACGTCAAAAAGATTCTCACCTCCCGCGTCTACGACATCGCCGTGGAAACCCCTCTGCACGGCGCGCGCCAGCTGTCCGAGCGCCTCGGCAATCAAGTGCTGCTCAAGCGCGAAGACCTTCAGCCGGTCTACTCCTTCAAGATACGCGGCGCTTATAACAAGCTGGCGCAGCTGAGCCCGCAAGAACTGGCGCGCGGCGTGGTCACGGCATCGGCGGGCAACCACGCTCAGGGCCTGGCGCTTGCCGCCAAGACGCTCGGGGTCGAAGCCACCATCGTGATGCCCAAGACCACCCCGGAGATCAAAGTCGAAGGCGTGCGCTCCCGTGGCGGAAAGGTGGTATTGCACGGCGACTCCTTTCCTGAAGCGCTGGCTTACTCCCTGAAACTGGTGGAGGAAATGGGCTTCGTCTACATCCATCCCTATGACGACCCCGACACCATCGCCGGGCAAGGCACGGTGGCGATGGAAATCCTGCGCCAGCATCAAGGGCCACTGGACGCGATTTTCGTTCCGGTGGGCGGCGGTGGTCTGATTGCGGGCATTGCGGCGTACGTCAAATACCTGCGCCCGGACATCAAAGTGATCGGCGTCGAACCGGACGACTCCAACTGCCTGCAACAAGCCATGGCCTATGGCGAGCGTGTGGTGTTGCAACAGGTCGGGCTGTTTGCCGATGGTGTGGCAGTGGCGCAGATCGGCCAGCATACGTTTGAGGTCTGCAAGGATTACGTCGATGAAGTGCTCACCGTCAGCACCGATGAAATCTGCGCTGCCATCAAAGACATCTACGACGACACCCGCTCGATCACCGAACCCGCCGGTGCCCTGGGTGTTGCGGGGATCAAGAAGTACGTCGAGCATTACGGCGTGACCGGCCAGACCTTTGTGGCCATCGACTCCGGCGCCAACGTCAACTTCGACCGCCTGCGCCACGTGGCCGAGCGCGCCGAACTGGGCGAAGGCCGCGAAGCCATCATCGCCGTGACCATCCCCGAGCAGCCAGGCAGCTTCAAGGCGTTTTGCCAGGCCATCGGCAAACGTCAGATCACCGAATTCAACTACCGTTACCACACTGATCGCGAAGCGCACATCTTCGTCGGCGTGCAGACCCACCCCGACACCGACCCACGCGCCGAGCTAGTCTCAAGCCTGACTGATCAGGGCTTCCCGGTCATCGACCTGACCGACAACGAACTGGCCAAGCTGCACATCCGCCATATGGTCGGCGGGCATGCCGAGCGGGTCAGCGATGAAGTGGTGTTCCGTTTTGAATTCCCGGAGCGGCCGGGTGCGTTGTTTAACTTTTTGAACAAGCTGGGCGGCCAGTGGACCATCTCGATGTTCCATTACCGCAACCATGGCGCGGCCGATGGCCGTGTGGTGGCAGGGCTGGTGGTGCCGGAAGACGAACGGCACCTGATCCCGGCAGCGCTGGCCGAGATTGGTTATCCATACTGGGATGAGAGCGAGAACCCGGCTTATAAACTGTTTTTGGGGTAATGCTCAGAGGTTCGCGCATTCCCCGTGGGAGATCCGCTCCGTCTTCGACCCCGCGCTGTCCCGCAGCAAACACAGGACCTGTGGGACGACCGGGGTGGCGCTCCACCTTGCTCGCGAAGAGGCCGGGACATTGGGACATATTTCTGAAGGCAGGAAAATAGCCTTCGCGAGCAAGCTCGCTCCCACGGGGGGGAATGTGTTGTCCCGAGGCTTATATTCAACCAGTCGGCCCACTTGGAGCAGATAGAAAATGGAACATCTCACCGCCCTCAAAACCCTGCACATCGTGACCACAGTGCTGTTTCTGCTCTGCGCCCTGGGCCTGGCGATCTGGGTTGTAAAAGGTCGTCGCGCCGGTTTCGCCGACAACCACACCCGCCTGCTGCTGCGCCCGCGGATATTCGCCTGGATTCTGATGGGGCTTTGCCTGCTCACCATGCCGATCAGTGGCTGGTGGCTGGCGCACCTGGTTGGCTGGCCGTTGGGTCAAACATGGGTGCTGGGCAGCAGCGTGCTCTACACCGTTGGCGCGCTGAGCTGGATCTGGCTGGTAGCGCGTCTGAATCGGCTGCGGATTGAGCCAACCCGAGGTGGCGGGACCTTCACCCTGGTGCTGGCGGTTGTAAGCGTGCTTTGCTTTATCGCCATCGCCGGGTTGATGGGCGCCAAGCCGGCTTGAGCCCGAGCCAACCCTGGAATGCGCCCTGTGGGCGATTCTATTTTGGTCTGCAAGCTGATGTGATGACGTGGGACCGGCTTCAGCCGGGAATAGGCCGGTAGAAGCGCTGCATATTCTTTGATTGAAATGCCGCCTTCCCGGCTAAAGCCGGTCCCACGTCGTCCACATCACCTTGCGGCCAGGCACCGCTGGGGAATTGCATTCTTCAGAATCAATCGCGCAGGGTAATCACCGGCCAGCCCCGGCTTTCAGCTTCGGCGCGCAGTTTCGGGTCCGGATCCACGGCCACCGGGTTGGCGACTTTCTCCAGCAGCGGCAGGTCGTTGAGCGAGTCGCTATAGAAATAGCTGTCATCCAGGCTGAGCTGATTCTCTTCAAGCCAGCGATTGAGCCGCGTCACTTTGCCTTCACGGAAGCACGGTACGTCGGTGGTGCGGCCGGTGTAGCGCCCGTCGACAATCTCGCATTCCGTCGCCAGCAACGTGTCGATGCCCAGTTTTGCCACGATCGGGGCCGTGACGAAGCGGTTGGTTGCCGTGATCACTACCAGCTTGTCACCCGCGTCCCGGTGCCTGGCAATCAGTTCCAGTGCCTTGGGCAACATGATCGGCTCGATGCAGTCGCGCATGAAGTCGCGATGCCATTCGTCCAGCTGCGCCATGTCCGTGCGGCCGAGAATCTCCAGAGTGAAGTTCAGGTAGGCCGTGAGGTCGAGGGTCCCGGCCAGGTAATCCTGATAGAACTCGTCGTTGCGGGTCTTGTAGGTGGCAGCATCCAGGATGCCGCGTTCGCACAGGTAATCTCCCCACGCGTGATCGCTGTCGCCGCCCAGAAGAGTGTTGTCGAGGTCGAATAAAGCCAGACGCATGCGGTTACTCGCTGAAATGACTGAAAAAAGAGCACCAGAATACGAGGTTTTCACAACTCTTCACATAACCTGCTAAGGCTCGTTGCTGCTTTGATCGGCTTTGTGGAACAATGCGGTGACATGCGTTTGCGAGGTTGTTGCCGTGATCGACCCCGATGGTTTCCGTCCTAATGTCGGGATAATTCTGACAAACGACTCCGGCCAAGTCCTATGGGCTCGGCGAATCAACCAAGATGCCTGGCAGTTTCCACAGGGTGGTATCAACCCTCAGGAGACGCCGGAAGACGCGCTTTATCGTGAATTGAACGAAGAAGTCGGGCTGGAACGCGAAGATGTGCAAATTCTTGCCTGTACCCGGGGCTGGTTGCGCTATCGTCTGCCGCAACGACTGGTCCGCACGCACAGCCAGCCGCTGTGCATCGGTCAGAAGCAAAAGTGGTTTCTCCTGCGCCTGGTCTCCAACGAGCAGCGGGTGCGGATGGATTTGACCGGGAAACCGGAGTTCGATGGCTGGCGCTGGGTCAGTTATTGGTATCCGCTGGGTCAGGTGGTCACATTCAAGCGCGAGGTGTATCGACGCGCACTCAAAGAGCTTGCCCCGCGCCTTTTATCGCGCGACTGACACGGAGTTCGACCCCGAGCCATGCTCAATACGCTGCGCAAGATCGTCCAGGAAGTTAACTCCGCCAAGGATCTCAAGGCGGCGTTGGGGATTATTGTGTTACGCGTCAAAGAGGCCATGGGCAGCCAGGTCTGCTCGGTCTATTTGCTCGATCCCGAAAGCAATCGCTTCGTGCTGATGGCCACCGAGGGCTTGAACAAGCGCTCCATTGGCAAAGTCAGCATGGCGCCGAACGAAGGCCTGGTGGGCCTGGTCGGCACCCGTGAAGAACCGCTGAACCTCGAAAACGCCGCCGATCACCCTCGCTACCGCTACTTTGCCGAGACCGGCGAAGAGCGTTACGCATCCTTCCTCGGCGCGCCGATCATCCACCACCGTCGTGTGGTGGGGGTGTTGGTGATCCAGCAAAAGGAGCGCCGCCAGTTCGACGAGGGTGAAGAAGCCTTCCTTGTGACCATGAGCGCGCAGCTCGCCGGGGTTATCGCCCACGCCGAAGCCACTGGCTCGATCCGCGGTCTGGGTCGCCAGGGCAAAGGTATTCAGGAAGCCAAGTTCGTCGGCGTCGCCGGTTCTCCCGGTGCGGCCGTCGGCGTGGCGGTGGTCATGTTGCCGCCTGCTGATCTGGAAGTGGTCCCCGACAAAACCGTCAGCGATATCAAGGCCGAGCTGGCGTTGTTCCAGACGGCACTTGAAGGCGTGCGCAGCGACATGCGCGCACTGTCCGCCAAGCTCGCCAACCAGTTGCGCCCGGAAGAGCGCGCCCTGTTCGACGTTTACCTGATGATGCTCGACGACGCCTCGCTGGGCAGCGAAGTGACCAACGTCATCAAGACCGGGCAATGGGCGCAGGGTGCCTTGCGTTCG of the Paucimonas lemoignei genome contains:
- the rppH_1 gene encoding RNA pyrophosphohydrolase, producing MIDPDGFRPNVGIILTNDSGQVLWARRINQDAWQFPQGGINPQETPEDALYRELNEEVGLEREDVQILACTRGWLRYRLPQRLVRTHSQPLCIGQKQKWFLLRLVSNEQRVRMDLTGKPEFDGWRWVSYWYPLGQVVTFKREVYRRALKELAPRLLSRD
- a CDS encoding SdiA-regulated protein, with amino-acid sequence MRLSAPRMFLVLAVILLALLGFFANREYRFVERASFNWQLLWQDKDVPAIGLNDYKVVIEGKVIEGLVDDVSALSYDPDRKSLFTVTNQNAEMVELSLDGRILRRIPLTGFGDAEAIEYISPGIYVISDERKQRLIKVHIDDDTTFLDAADAEQLTLGIGAGSNNGYEGLAYDTKGQRLFVAKERRPTQIIEVRGFPNMNTGTPSVIEVSSDAKRDAGLFLRDISSLQFDERSGHLLALSDESRQIVELDTKGRAVANVSLSKGSMGLRKDVPQAEGLAMDDDGTLYVTSEPNLFYVFKKQ
- the serB_1 gene encoding HAD family hydrolase, with the protein product MRLALFDLDNTLLGGDSDHAWGDYLCERGILDAATYKTRNDEFYQDYLAGTLDLTAYLNFTLEILGRTDMAQLDEWHRDFMRDCIEPIMLPKALELIARHRDAGDKLVVITATNRFVTAPIVAKLGIDTLLATECEIVDGRYTGRTTDVPCFREGKVTRLNRWLEENQLSLDDSYFYSDSLNDLPLLEKVANPVAVDPDPKLRAEAESRGWPVITLRD
- the ilvA-2 gene encoding threonine dehydratase, giving the protein MCKKGAHYSDMPPAKPRDSYGRVSECGLDFQPMSFFASDVAPMLEQYVKKILTSRVYDIAVETPLHGARQLSERLGNQVLLKREDLQPVYSFKIRGAYNKLAQLSPQELARGVVTASAGNHAQGLALAAKTLGVEATIVMPKTTPEIKVEGVRSRGGKVVLHGDSFPEALAYSLKLVEEMGFVYIHPYDDPDTIAGQGTVAMEILRQHQGPLDAIFVPVGGGGLIAGIAAYVKYLRPDIKVIGVEPDDSNCLQQAMAYGERVVLQQVGLFADGVAVAQIGQHTFEVCKDYVDEVLTVSTDEICAAIKDIYDDTRSITEPAGALGVAGIKKYVEHYGVTGQTFVAIDSGANVNFDRLRHVAERAELGEGREAIIAVTIPEQPGSFKAFCQAIGKRQITEFNYRYHTDREAHIFVGVQTHPDTDPRAELVSSLTDQGFPVIDLTDNELAKLHIRHMVGGHAERVSDEVVFRFEFPERPGALFNFLNKLGGQWTISMFHYRNHGAADGRVVAGLVVPEDERHLIPAALAEIGYPYWDESENPAYKLFLG
- a CDS encoding membrane protein, encoding MEHLTALKTLHIVTTVLFLLCALGLAIWVVKGRRAGFADNHTRLLLRPRIFAWILMGLCLLTMPISGWWLAHLVGWPLGQTWVLGSSVLYTVGALSWIWLVARLNRLRIEPTRGGGTFTLVLAVVSVLCFIAIAGLMGAKPA
- a CDS encoding SdiA-regulated domain-containing protein; translation: MTSPSSPRKSPRRLLRLRWYAWLLIAVVIGYGVAFAMHWDDRGLLWVGERFESKAERTASVWLPDYVVDIDAKPLPGMEKDEASDLSYNPLTKTLFSVMGKNPFLVELTLKGDVLRKMPLVGWSNPEAVAVLENGFMAIVDERQHHLTIVKVTPETTTLNIADFPQYDLGPSKDQNKAFEAIAWDPRNQQLILGEERPAAMFIWKSDGSDKLTGDKHKVVSDALDVRNLSSLTIEPRTGHTLALSADSHLLLELSEQGKQVSFMTLLGGFNGLKDTIPRAEGVAFDDDGNLYIVSEPNLFYSFKKK
- the rpiA gene encoding ribose-5-phosphate isomerase A; its protein translation is MNQDQLKQAVAQAAVDFILPKLDDKSIVGVGTGSTANCFIDALAQHKGAFDGAVASSEATAARLKGHGIPVYELNTVSDLEFYIDGADESDEHLNLIKGGGAALTREKIVAAVAKTFICIADASKLVPVLGAFPLPVEVIPMARSHVARQLVKLGGDPVYREGVLTDNGNIIIDVHNMNITNPVEVESQINAIVGVVTNGLFAARPADLLLLGTSEGVKTLKR